A genomic segment from Desulfonatronum lacustre DSM 10312 encodes:
- a CDS encoding response regulator, translating into MRFLIVEDDFTSRLMLQRIIKPYAQCDLAVNGEEAVQAFKMAHEEGQPYDLVLMDIMMPVKDGQQALMEIREYERSQGVSPKDETRVIMLTALGDPKNVVDAYYKGGASSYLVKPIDKGLLLEVIRNTGLRI; encoded by the coding sequence ATGCGCTTTCTGATCGTGGAGGACGACTTTACCAGCAGATTGATGCTTCAACGGATCATCAAGCCCTACGCGCAGTGCGATCTGGCGGTGAATGGCGAAGAGGCGGTCCAGGCCTTCAAGATGGCCCACGAGGAAGGGCAGCCCTACGACTTGGTCTTGATGGACATCATGATGCCCGTCAAGGACGGCCAGCAAGCCCTGATGGAAATCAGGGAGTACGAACGCTCCCAAGGCGTCAGCCCCAAGGATGAAACACGAGTGATCATGCTCACGGCCCTGGGTGATCCGAAAAACGTCGTGGACGCCTATTACAAAGGCGGTGCCAGCTCGTATCTGGTCAAACCCATCGACAAGGGCCTGCTCCTGGAGGTCATCCGCAACACCGGCCTGCGGATCTGA
- the lepB gene encoding signal peptidase I: protein MNPRWQTALKEYSEALIIALILALIIRTFIIQAFKIPSGSMLETLQIGDRLFVTKFAYDIKPPFTDWSILSTQDPAHGDVIVFRYPEDPSKDFIKRVAAIPGDEVEVRDQALYINGEAVDEPYLTLHPGPTRVHFGPRTVPEDHYFVLGDNRFNSHDSRFWGFVPRSQIRGKAWRIYWSASPRWFLSDVRWDRLGQRIE from the coding sequence ATGAACCCCCGCTGGCAAACCGCGCTCAAGGAATATTCCGAGGCCTTGATCATCGCCCTGATCCTGGCCCTGATCATTCGCACGTTCATCATCCAGGCATTCAAGATCCCCTCCGGCTCCATGCTGGAGACCCTGCAGATCGGAGACCGTCTGTTCGTGACCAAATTCGCCTACGACATCAAGCCCCCCTTCACGGACTGGAGCATCCTCTCGACCCAGGACCCCGCGCACGGCGACGTGATCGTCTTTCGCTATCCGGAGGACCCGTCCAAGGACTTCATCAAGCGCGTGGCCGCGATTCCCGGTGATGAAGTGGAAGTGCGGGACCAGGCCCTGTACATCAACGGCGAGGCGGTGGACGAGCCCTATCTGACCCTGCACCCCGGCCCGACCCGGGTCCATTTCGGGCCGCGAACCGTACCCGAGGATCACTACTTCGTCCTGGGCGACAACCGTTTCAATTCCCACGACTCCCGATTCTGGGGGTTTGTGCCCAGGTCGCAGATCCGAGGCAAGGCGTGGCGGATATACTGGTCCGCCAGTCCGCGCTGGTTTTTGAGCGACGTACGCTGGGACCGGCTCGGCCAGCGCATTGAGTAG
- the lepB gene encoding signal peptidase I, which yields MSKSLATTLGEYVKAILLAVILALLIRSFVVQAFKIPSGSMLDTLLVGDHLLVTKFAYDVKIPLTGAVIELDEPQRGDIVVFLFGQDVPVFTEEPARWLQCSLPVADEACPQDFIKRVVGLPGDIVEIRRKRVLVNGRELDEPYVRFRDATHREVQPRDRLGPLKVPEGKYFVLGDNRDESLDSRFWGFVDRERIKGKAWRIYWSWEAGEGPRWERMGRILR from the coding sequence ATGTCCAAATCCCTGGCGACCACCCTGGGGGAATACGTCAAGGCTATTCTCCTGGCCGTGATCCTGGCCCTGCTGATCCGGTCCTTCGTGGTCCAGGCCTTCAAAATACCCTCCGGCTCCATGCTGGACACCCTGCTGGTCGGCGACCATCTCCTGGTCACCAAGTTCGCCTACGACGTGAAGATTCCGCTGACCGGGGCCGTCATCGAGCTGGATGAACCGCAGCGCGGGGATATCGTGGTGTTTTTGTTCGGTCAGGACGTGCCAGTCTTTACCGAGGAACCGGCCCGGTGGCTGCAATGTTCCCTGCCCGTGGCCGACGAGGCCTGCCCTCAGGACTTCATCAAGCGCGTCGTCGGCCTGCCCGGAGACATCGTGGAAATCCGCCGGAAACGGGTTCTGGTCAACGGGCGAGAGCTGGACGAACCCTATGTCCGGTTCCGGGACGCCACGCACCGTGAGGTCCAGCCTCGTGATCGCCTCGGCCCGCTTAAGGTTCCCGAGGGCAAATATTTCGTGCTGGGCGACAACCGTGATGAATCGCTGGATTCCCGCTTCTGGGGGTTCGTGGATCGGGAACGGATCAAGGGCAAGGCCTGGCGGATCTACTGGTCCTGGGAGGCGGGGGAGGGCCCTCGCTGGGAGCGGATGGGCCGCATTTTACGATAA
- the upp gene encoding uracil phosphoribosyltransferase, with protein MSVHVVHHPLVQHKLGVMRQHDVSTKNFRELASELARLLTYEATKDLVTETRTVKGWCGPVQVQRIKGKKITVVPILRAGLGMLDGVLDMIPGAKVSVIGIYRNEETLEPVRYYVKTAGNIDQRMALILDPMLATGGTLLATIDLLKEAGCRRIKGVFLVAAPEGLRRVEAAHPDVEIYLAAVDERLDDRGYILPGLGDAGDKIFGTK; from the coding sequence GTGTCCGTCCATGTGGTTCATCATCCGCTCGTGCAGCACAAGCTCGGGGTCATGCGCCAGCATGACGTCAGCACCAAGAACTTTCGGGAACTGGCCTCGGAACTGGCCAGACTGTTGACCTACGAGGCGACCAAGGATCTCGTCACCGAGACCAGGACCGTCAAGGGATGGTGCGGGCCCGTTCAAGTGCAGCGGATCAAGGGCAAAAAGATCACCGTGGTGCCCATACTCCGGGCCGGTCTGGGCATGCTGGACGGCGTGCTGGACATGATCCCCGGGGCCAAGGTCAGCGTGATCGGCATTTACCGCAACGAGGAAACCCTGGAACCGGTCCGCTACTACGTCAAAACCGCCGGAAACATCGACCAACGGATGGCCCTGATCCTGGACCCGATGCTGGCCACCGGCGGGACCCTGCTGGCCACCATCGACCTGCTCAAGGAAGCCGGTTGTCGCCGGATTAAGGGCGTCTTCCTGGTGGCCGCGCCCGAAGGCCTGCGCCGGGTGGAAGCGGCCCATCCGGACGTGGAAATCTACTTGGCGGCAGTGGACGAACGCCTTGACGACCGAGGCTACATTCTGCCCGGGCTGGGAGATGCCGGGGACAAGATATTCGGTACTAAATAA
- a CDS encoding lipoprotein-releasing ABC transporter permease subunit, with amino-acid sequence MRFERFIALRYLLTRGNHAFISVISWVSVLGVALGVAALIVVLGVMNGFSNELRDKILGVNAHIVVTSLEGVIRDYDHLTERAGSVPGVVGAMPFVFSEVMLSTGMGVKGVVLRGIDPAAARGVITLSRDLIMGDVQDLVDDPAGRGIFVGSELAGRLGLRVGSEVNLLSPAGQRSAAGFAPSVETFVVRGVFRTGMFEYDSSLAYVTIPAAQSVLGFRGDLVTGLEVRLRDVDAAPRVAQQLEISLGGFPLQVRTWMQMNQNLFAALKLEKAAMFVILVMIVLVGSFSIITTLVMLVMEKTRDIAIMASMGAGPKRIARIFILLGTIIGAVGTSLGFAIGLLLCYLLQRYQFIQLPMDVYYLDHLPVQLQWTDMTIIAVAAMGMCFLATLYPARQASRLQPAEALRYE; translated from the coding sequence ATGAGATTCGAGCGCTTCATCGCCCTGCGCTATCTCCTGACCCGAGGCAATCACGCCTTCATCTCCGTTATTTCCTGGGTTTCCGTGCTTGGCGTGGCCCTGGGGGTGGCGGCTTTGATCGTGGTTCTGGGGGTGATGAACGGTTTCAGCAACGAGCTGCGCGACAAAATTCTCGGGGTGAACGCCCATATCGTGGTCACCAGCCTGGAAGGCGTGATCCGGGATTATGACCATCTGACCGAGCGCGCCGGGTCCGTGCCCGGGGTGGTCGGGGCGATGCCTTTCGTCTTTTCGGAAGTGATGCTGAGCACGGGTATGGGCGTCAAGGGCGTGGTCCTGCGCGGGATCGACCCCGCTGCCGCTCGCGGCGTGATCACCCTGTCCCGTGACTTAATCATGGGCGATGTCCAGGATTTGGTGGATGATCCCGCTGGACGGGGAATTTTCGTGGGGTCAGAATTGGCCGGGAGGCTCGGGTTGCGGGTAGGTTCCGAGGTGAACCTGCTTTCGCCCGCGGGGCAGCGTTCCGCGGCCGGTTTTGCCCCCAGCGTGGAAACCTTCGTGGTCCGGGGAGTGTTTCGCACCGGGATGTTCGAGTACGACTCATCCCTGGCTTACGTGACCATTCCAGCGGCCCAGTCCGTGCTGGGGTTTCGCGGCGATCTGGTCACCGGCCTGGAAGTCCGGTTGCGCGACGTGGACGCCGCGCCGCGTGTCGCCCAGCAACTGGAAATATCTTTGGGTGGCTTTCCCTTGCAAGTCCGGACGTGGATGCAGATGAACCAAAACCTCTTTGCCGCGCTCAAGTTGGAAAAAGCGGCCATGTTCGTGATTTTGGTGATGATCGTCCTGGTCGGCTCCTTCAGTATCATCACCACGTTGGTGATGCTGGTCATGGAGAAGACCAGGGATATCGCCATCATGGCCTCCATGGGCGCGGGGCCGAAACGGATCGCCCGGATTTTCATCCTCCTGGGCACGATCATCGGAGCCGTGGGCACAAGCCTGGGCTTCGCCATCGGTTTGCTGCTCTGCTATCTGCTCCAGCGCTATCAGTTCATTCAGCTGCCCATGGACGTCTATTATCTGGACCACCTGCCGGTGCAGCTCCAATGGACGGACATGACCATCATCGCCGTGGCGGCCATGGGGATGTGTTTTCTGGCCACGCTCTACCCGGCCCGCCAGGCGTCCCGGTTGCAACCCGCCGAGGCTCTGCGGTATG
- the lysS gene encoding lysine--tRNA ligase, whose translation MLTTEQNQNLSQLQKQRLEKFTQLQASGVALYPNDFRKNTELARIKAAYQDHDETALEALEETFAVAGRVMSQRSFGKAAFLHLQDATEQMQVFVQRDTVGTEKYALFKKFDIGDIVGVKGGLFRTKTGELTIKAESVDLVSKALRPLPEKYHGLKDVEVRYRQRYVDLMVNPRTREIFQRRTQIVRFLRSYLDNEGFMEVETPMMQPIPGGATARPFTTHHKALDMKLYLRIAPELYLKRLLVGGFERVYEINRNFRNEGISTQHNPEFTMLEFYQAYADYRDLMDLTERMFADLARTVTGNEVVPYQGEMINLGGSWQRLTFFDSLETLGGLRPEQYMEYDQARSLVLKLGEKAHVNEKLGKLQAKLFDLLVEPKLIQPHFIYHYPTDISPLSRRNEDDPQVTDRFELFIAGREMANAFSELNDPMDQRGRFEEQVKEKEAGDEEAHFMDDDYVRALEYGMPPAAGEGVGIDRLVMLLTDSPSIREVILFPLLRPEVGPNP comes from the coding sequence ATTTTGACTACCGAGCAGAACCAAAACTTGAGCCAGCTCCAAAAACAGCGACTGGAGAAATTCACCCAGCTTCAGGCGTCCGGAGTGGCCCTGTATCCCAACGATTTTCGAAAGAACACCGAACTGGCGCGGATCAAGGCCGCGTACCAAGACCATGACGAGACGGCCTTGGAGGCCTTGGAAGAGACGTTCGCCGTGGCCGGACGGGTCATGAGCCAGCGCTCCTTCGGCAAGGCCGCTTTTTTGCACCTTCAGGACGCCACGGAACAGATGCAGGTTTTTGTCCAGCGTGATACAGTGGGCACGGAAAAGTACGCGCTGTTCAAGAAATTCGACATCGGTGACATTGTCGGCGTGAAGGGCGGTTTGTTCCGGACCAAGACCGGCGAACTGACTATCAAGGCCGAAAGCGTGGACCTGGTCAGCAAGGCTCTGCGTCCTTTGCCCGAAAAGTATCATGGCTTGAAGGACGTGGAAGTCCGCTATCGTCAACGCTACGTGGACCTGATGGTCAACCCCCGGACCCGGGAGATTTTTCAACGCCGGACCCAGATCGTGCGCTTTCTGCGTTCCTACCTGGACAACGAGGGCTTCATGGAAGTCGAGACGCCGATGATGCAGCCCATCCCCGGCGGCGCCACGGCCCGACCCTTCACGACCCATCATAAGGCCCTGGACATGAAGCTCTATCTGCGCATCGCTCCGGAGCTGTACCTGAAGCGGCTGCTGGTGGGCGGATTCGAACGGGTCTACGAGATCAACCGGAATTTCCGCAACGAGGGCATTTCCACCCAGCACAACCCGGAATTCACCATGCTGGAGTTCTACCAGGCCTATGCCGACTACCGGGATTTGATGGACCTGACCGAACGGATGTTCGCGGATTTGGCCCGTACCGTCACGGGAAACGAGGTGGTTCCGTATCAGGGCGAGATGATCAACCTGGGCGGCTCCTGGCAGCGGCTGACCTTTTTCGACTCCCTGGAGACCTTGGGCGGGCTGCGGCCGGAGCAGTACATGGAGTACGACCAGGCCAGAAGCCTGGTGCTCAAGCTGGGGGAAAAGGCCCATGTGAATGAAAAGCTGGGCAAACTCCAGGCCAAGCTGTTCGATCTGCTGGTGGAACCCAAGCTGATCCAGCCCCATTTCATCTATCACTATCCCACGGATATTTCTCCTCTCTCCCGGCGCAACGAGGACGATCCCCAGGTCACGGACCGGTTCGAGTTGTTCATCGCCGGCAGGGAAATGGCCAATGCCTTTTCCGAATTGAACGACCCCATGGACCAGCGCGGCCGCTTCGAGGAGCAGGTCAAGGAGAAGGAGGCCGGAGACGAGGAAGCCCACTTCATGGACGACGACTATGTCCGCGCCCTGGAGTACGGCATGCCTCCGGCCGCGGGCGAGGGCGTGGGCATCGACCGATTGGTGATGCTGCTCACGGACAGCCCCTCGATCCGCGAAGTCATCCTGTTTCCGTTGCTGCGTCCGGAGGTCGGCCCAAACCCATGA
- a CDS encoding uracil-xanthine permease family protein, which produces MTEKTTSTISTPEYNFRLKDSLLGLQMLFIAFGALVLVPLLTGLDPNVALFTAGVGTLLFQIITKGKVPVFLASSFAFIPAIMFGVQTWGIPATMSGLAAAGLVYVLLGLFIKWQGPGILMRFLPPIVYAPVIMVIGLILAPVAVNMALGKTGDGSIQLISEGLALFIALASLTTTILVTLLGKGVFRLVPIMFGILVGYVLCLLYGLVDFTPVREAPWLALPNFVLPEWNWQAILFIVPIAIAPAIEHFGDILAVSSLTGKNYVKDPGIHRTMFGDGLATTVAACLGGPPNTTYSEVTGGVALTKAFNPAIMTWAAIAAIVLAFVGKLGALLQTIPVPVMGGILVLLFGAIMVVGLNTLVRAKEDLMEPRNLIIISVIVVFGMGGMAFQTGEFVLKGIGLAAIAGIILNLILPDRKI; this is translated from the coding sequence ATGACGGAAAAAACAACTTCGACGATTTCCACGCCGGAATACAATTTTCGGCTCAAAGACAGCCTGCTTGGCCTGCAAATGCTGTTCATCGCCTTCGGCGCCCTGGTTCTGGTCCCGCTGCTCACCGGCCTGGATCCCAACGTGGCCCTGTTCACCGCCGGCGTCGGGACACTGCTGTTTCAGATCATCACCAAGGGCAAGGTCCCGGTGTTTCTGGCTTCCTCCTTCGCCTTCATTCCGGCCATCATGTTCGGCGTCCAGACCTGGGGCATTCCGGCCACCATGTCCGGCCTGGCCGCGGCCGGTCTCGTCTACGTGCTCCTGGGCCTGTTCATCAAGTGGCAGGGGCCGGGCATCCTGATGCGCTTCCTGCCGCCCATCGTCTATGCTCCGGTGATCATGGTCATCGGGCTGATTCTGGCTCCAGTGGCCGTGAACATGGCTCTGGGCAAGACCGGGGACGGGTCCATCCAACTGATCAGCGAAGGCCTGGCATTGTTCATCGCTCTGGCCTCCCTGACCACCACCATCCTGGTCACTCTGCTGGGCAAGGGCGTCTTCCGCCTGGTGCCGATCATGTTCGGCATCCTGGTGGGATACGTGCTCTGTCTGCTGTACGGCTTGGTCGATTTCACGCCGGTCCGGGAGGCCCCCTGGCTGGCCCTGCCCAACTTCGTCCTTCCGGAATGGAACTGGCAGGCCATCCTGTTCATCGTCCCCATCGCCATTGCCCCGGCCATCGAGCACTTCGGGGACATCCTGGCCGTGAGCAGCCTGACCGGTAAAAACTACGTCAAGGATCCGGGCATTCACCGGACCATGTTCGGCGACGGTCTGGCCACCACGGTAGCCGCCTGCCTGGGCGGTCCGCCCAACACCACCTATTCCGAGGTCACCGGCGGCGTGGCCCTGACCAAGGCCTTCAACCCGGCAATCATGACCTGGGCGGCCATCGCGGCCATCGTCCTGGCCTTCGTGGGCAAGCTCGGCGCATTGCTGCAGACCATCCCGGTTCCGGTCATGGGCGGCATCCTGGTTCTTCTTTTCGGCGCAATCATGGTGGTCGGACTGAATACCCTGGTCCGGGCCAAGGAAGACCTTATGGAGCCCCGCAACCTGATCATCATCTCCGTGATCGTGGTCTTCGGCATGGGCGGCATGGCCTTCCAGACCGGCGAGTTCGTGCTCAAGGGCATTGGCCTGGCTGCCATCGCGGGCATTATCTTGAACCTGATTCTGCCGGATCGGAAGATTTAG
- a CDS encoding YifB family Mg chelatase-like AAA ATPase produces the protein MLAKIATSALMGIEAFHVELEVDFARQGMPSFTMVGLAEGAVRESKERVFAALKNTGFKLPPARITVNLAPADMRKEGSAYDLPLAVGLLTGVEVLRQEQVQDFFLAGELSLNGELKPVSGILPLALKARTQGARGLIVPADNAQEAAVVKELSVYGAESLAQAVRFLLGEEVIPKAVCDLDELWKNRTKSILDFSEVKGQEHAKRAIEIAAAGNHNLLFLGPPGSGKTMLAKRLPSILPALEFEEALEVTKVYSVAGMLSKDQPLVVIRPFRSPHHTISDAGLIGGGHYPRPGEVSLAHRGVLFLDELPEFKKHVLEVLRQPLEDGVVTISRAAMSLTYPADLMLVAAMNPCPCGYLTDEQHQCTCSPQQIQRYRSRLSGPLLDRIDLHVEVPAVPYKELRRQRGSRDSATMLESIEQARALQYQRFRNSPLLTNSDLDGKWLNAFCPLGDAEHEFLGAAVQRLSLSARAYTRVLRIARTIADLEGRETLSADHLAEAINYRTLDRQAQTWT, from the coding sequence ATGCTGGCCAAGATCGCCACCTCCGCGCTGATGGGCATCGAGGCCTTTCACGTGGAACTGGAAGTGGATTTCGCCCGCCAGGGCATGCCTTCGTTTACCATGGTCGGTCTGGCCGAGGGCGCGGTGCGCGAAAGCAAGGAGCGGGTTTTCGCGGCATTGAAGAACACCGGCTTCAAGCTGCCCCCGGCCCGAATCACCGTGAACCTGGCCCCGGCGGACATGCGCAAGGAAGGCAGCGCCTACGATCTGCCTCTGGCCGTGGGCCTGCTCACCGGGGTGGAGGTGCTGCGTCAGGAACAGGTCCAAGACTTTTTCCTGGCCGGAGAATTGTCCCTCAACGGCGAACTCAAGCCCGTGTCCGGCATCCTCCCGCTGGCCTTGAAGGCCCGAACTCAGGGAGCGCGAGGGCTGATCGTCCCCGCGGACAACGCCCAGGAAGCGGCGGTGGTCAAGGAATTGTCCGTGTACGGAGCGGAGAGCCTGGCCCAGGCCGTGCGTTTCCTGCTGGGCGAGGAAGTCATCCCCAAGGCGGTCTGCGATCTGGACGAACTTTGGAAAAATCGCACCAAATCAATCCTGGACTTCAGCGAGGTCAAGGGCCAGGAGCATGCCAAGCGGGCCATTGAAATCGCCGCAGCGGGAAATCACAACCTCCTCTTTCTCGGCCCACCGGGCAGCGGCAAGACCATGCTGGCCAAGCGGCTGCCTTCGATATTGCCGGCCCTGGAGTTCGAGGAAGCCCTGGAAGTGACCAAGGTCTACAGCGTGGCCGGGATGCTTTCCAAGGACCAGCCGCTGGTGGTGATCCGGCCGTTTCGCTCCCCGCACCACACCATTTCCGACGCCGGGTTGATCGGAGGAGGACACTACCCCAGGCCGGGAGAAGTCTCCCTGGCCCATCGCGGCGTGCTTTTTCTGGATGAACTGCCGGAGTTCAAGAAGCATGTCCTGGAAGTGCTGCGTCAACCCCTGGAAGACGGCGTGGTGACCATTTCCCGAGCCGCCATGTCCCTGACCTATCCCGCGGACCTGATGCTCGTGGCGGCCATGAATCCCTGCCCCTGCGGCTACCTCACCGACGAACAGCACCAGTGCACCTGCTCGCCGCAGCAGATCCAGCGCTACCGCTCCCGCCTTTCCGGGCCGCTTCTGGACCGGATCGACCTGCACGTGGAAGTCCCGGCAGTGCCGTATAAGGAACTCCGCAGACAACGTGGCTCCCGCGATTCCGCGACCATGCTCGAAAGCATCGAACAGGCCAGGGCCTTGCAATACCAACGCTTTCGCAACTCTCCCCTGCTGACCAACAGCGATCTGGACGGGAAGTGGTTGAATGCATTCTGCCCACTGGGCGATGCGGAACATGAATTTCTGGGGGCCGCGGTCCAGCGATTGAGCCTCAGCGCCCGGGCCTACACCCGTGTGCTGCGCATCGCCCGGACCATCGCGGACCTGGAAGGGAGGGAGACGCTGTCCGCGGACCACCTGGCCGAGGCTATCAATTATCGGACCTTGGATCGACAGGCCCAGACGTGGACCTGA
- a CDS encoding TorD/DmsD family molecular chaperone, with amino-acid sequence MMSDDARHILLWGLEAVAWVFRGADGGRWSQVRTDCLPKLAGILLFLQSRGLVDVDLLDLAEQVHLLADENASAMTPENLEAEYVRLFVNHRGGTSVPLCQSCYTGEGLMMGDPAVAMQSRLDRAGLKVDMTLGMPPDHIAIELVYLMSLFPEQQPSPVLSPTASPSGNSPGEPPSEFARHVLSPWVGELRKRMIEAQASPLFHLAATVLVVLTEYIKDERNPFSASTT; translated from the coding sequence ATGATGAGCGATGATGCCCGCCACATTCTGCTGTGGGGGCTGGAGGCCGTGGCCTGGGTCTTCCGGGGAGCCGACGGAGGGCGCTGGTCCCAGGTCCGGACCGACTGCCTGCCCAAGTTGGCCGGGATTCTTCTTTTCCTGCAATCACGGGGACTGGTTGACGTCGACCTGCTCGATCTGGCCGAACAGGTCCACCTCCTTGCAGACGAGAATGCCTCGGCCATGACACCGGAAAACCTGGAGGCGGAATACGTCCGGCTGTTCGTGAACCACCGCGGCGGGACGAGCGTTCCTTTGTGCCAATCGTGTTATACAGGCGAAGGCCTGATGATGGGCGATCCAGCCGTGGCCATGCAGTCCCGGCTGGATCGGGCAGGCCTGAAGGTCGACATGACGCTGGGCATGCCCCCGGACCACATTGCCATTGAGTTGGTCTACCTGATGTCCCTTTTTCCGGAACAACAACCATCGCCGGTTTTGTCTCCGACTGCTTCACCATCTGGCAACTCGCCCGGCGAACCACCCTCCGAATTCGCCCGCCACGTGCTCTCGCCCTGGGTCGGCGAACTGCGCAAGCGGATGATCGAGGCCCAGGCCTCCCCTTTGTTTCACCTCGCAGCGACTGTTCTTGTCGTTTTGACCGAATACATCAAAGATGAAAGAAACCCTTTCTCCGCTTCCACCACTTGA